In Candidatus Binatia bacterium, a single window of DNA contains:
- a CDS encoding CoA-binding protein: MGVLVHKDSTFIIQGITGREALNFTRECLEYGSKIVGGVTPGRGGREVYGVPVFDTVRELTATRHVDASVVTVPLGAAPDACYEAIDAGIKLIIIITEGIQRRDATQVIEYATMHGARVIGPNCLGIMIPEVTRVGSLGGPAVDCRKAFRPGHVGVMSRSGGMTTEICNALTTAGLGQSTAISIGGDPVIGSTYADLMPFYEADADTHAVVIYSEPGGSAEAELAKWVKDNNSRLPVIAFVSGRFMDNMPGMSFGHAGTVVNRKEDSPAEKIRAMRAAGISVADEVGDIPKLVKERLKAA; the protein is encoded by the coding sequence ATGGGAGTGCTCGTCCACAAGGATTCCACGTTCATCATCCAGGGTATCACCGGCCGTGAGGCGCTCAACTTCACGCGCGAGTGCCTGGAGTACGGCTCGAAGATCGTCGGCGGCGTGACACCGGGCCGCGGCGGCCGCGAGGTCTACGGCGTGCCGGTCTTCGACACGGTGCGCGAGCTCACGGCCACGCGCCACGTCGATGCATCCGTCGTCACCGTGCCGCTCGGTGCAGCGCCCGACGCCTGTTACGAAGCCATCGATGCCGGCATCAAGCTGATCATCATCATCACCGAAGGCATCCAGCGCCGTGACGCCACGCAGGTCATCGAGTACGCCACCATGCACGGCGCGCGCGTGATCGGTCCCAACTGCCTCGGCATCATGATTCCCGAGGTCACGCGCGTCGGAAGCCTCGGCGGACCTGCCGTCGACTGCCGAAAGGCGTTTCGCCCGGGCCATGTCGGCGTGATGTCGCGCTCCGGCGGCATGACGACCGAGATCTGCAACGCGCTCACTACGGCGGGCCTCGGCCAGAGCACCGCGATCTCGATCGGCGGCGACCCCGTGATCGGCTCGACTTACGCCGACCTGATGCCGTTCTACGAAGCCGATGCCGACACGCATGCGGTCGTCATCTACTCGGAGCCGGGCGGTTCGGCCGAAGCCGAGCTCGCCAAGTGGGTCAAGGACAACAACAGCCGGCTGCCGGTCATCGCGTTCGTCTCGGGCCGCTTCATGGACAACATGCCCGGCATGAGCTTCGGCCACGCCGGCACCGTCGTGAATCGCAAGGAAGACTCGCCGGCCGAGAAGATCCGCGCGATGCGTGCCGCCGGCATCTCGGTGGCCGACGAAGTCGGCGACATTCCGAAGCTCGTCAAAGAGCGCCTGAAGGCAGCCTGA
- a CDS encoding PQQ-binding-like beta-propeller repeat protein, producing the protein MMEAVAGSRARLGTSTLIAATVLGLVAASAAKAGEADRPVLVCDRFVNPIDGQTVGRVPGGSPYERSDPLPGKTGWFSHNNLAVDAATMTATTDGVMAVSGRTVRDSTISLLGEGGAVRWTHPFFDSLRPPVWAEEVGIVVVPQIGGLVGISDASGEEVWRAKGPNDRLLAAHGLVVATDRESIVARRLTDGSDAWRDKFPSPEKTDPEPTIAAGDLFLVGNRGGGSDGWTRAYSTDGSLQFVLDGETVHGARQIAPGGDVIVVTESESKPGPFPGRVGNYYVTTSSRTARLNRNGQEIWHVAPPIPADEHTPAGIYQLPDGSILVETHVSSSDTGVDVAKIDPVTGAVAWRVTASRLGVGHSFYWQYVYIELRGSEFVLVSQALGGHFVERRTIADGALVHRWQFPPEYPDPGVSRRTP; encoded by the coding sequence ATGATGGAAGCAGTCGCGGGCAGCCGAGCGCGGCTCGGCACATCGACCTTGATCGCTGCGACGGTGCTCGGTCTGGTCGCGGCGTCCGCGGCGAAGGCTGGCGAAGCTGACCGGCCGGTTCTCGTCTGCGATCGGTTCGTCAATCCAATCGACGGACAGACCGTTGGCCGAGTTCCCGGCGGATCACCCTACGAACGGTCAGATCCGTTGCCGGGGAAGACGGGGTGGTTCTCACACAACAATCTGGCGGTCGATGCGGCAACGATGACGGCCACGACGGATGGAGTCATGGCCGTCTCGGGCCGCACCGTTCGTGATTCTACGATCTCTCTTCTCGGAGAGGGGGGCGCGGTGCGATGGACTCATCCCTTTTTTGATTCACTCCGCCCGCCCGTATGGGCCGAGGAAGTCGGAATCGTAGTCGTTCCACAGATCGGAGGACTCGTCGGGATCAGTGACGCCAGCGGTGAGGAAGTCTGGCGCGCGAAAGGCCCGAATGACCGTCTGCTCGCCGCACACGGACTCGTCGTCGCAACCGATCGCGAGTCCATAGTTGCCCGCCGGCTCACCGATGGTAGCGACGCGTGGCGCGACAAGTTCCCCAGTCCCGAAAAAACGGACCCGGAGCCTACCATCGCGGCTGGCGATCTTTTCCTTGTCGGTAACAGGGGAGGGGGTAGCGACGGATGGACGCGGGCGTACTCTACCGATGGGTCACTTCAATTCGTTCTCGATGGAGAGACTGTCCATGGAGCACGCCAGATTGCTCCCGGCGGCGATGTGATCGTCGTGACCGAGTCCGAATCGAAGCCCGGTCCGTTTCCGGGTCGCGTCGGGAACTACTACGTCACAACTTCATCTAGAACGGCCCGCCTGAATCGGAACGGCCAAGAGATTTGGCACGTGGCCCCTCCAATCCCGGCTGATGAGCACACGCCCGCAGGCATCTACCAACTCCCGGATGGCTCGATCCTCGTTGAAACGCATGTGTCATCTTCCGACACTGGCGTGGATGTGGCCAAGATCGATCCGGTTACGGGTGCCGTCGCTTGGCGCGTTACAGCTAGTCGGCTCGGCGTTGGGCACTCATTCTACTGGCAGTACGTCTACATCGAGCTACGAGGAAGCGAGTTTGTCCTCGTGAGCCAAGCACTCGGTGGTCACTTCGTGGAACGCCGAACAATCGCGGATGGCGCTTTGGTTCATCGTTGGCAGTTTCCGCCGGAGTATCCCGATCCCGGCGTGTCCCGTCGTACGCCTTGA
- a CDS encoding methyltransferase domain-containing protein, giving the protein MSAPPSRLRIGAHDAEWTQLELDVRVEQDDELHLLPAEPLDLYALADPESSIDAAALLRERELPDPPYWALVWTGARALGAVLSNLDLAPGARVLDLGCGLGAAGLALARRGTPVVFGDYLEEPLGFVRATLARLGDARSEVRRIDFTSASDDGSRYDLIVCADIVYDPAHYEPLASWLDLHLDPAGAILLTESLRADAAVFLRGMAARRFAADQCALWVLEDGRRERTWMHALKRISALA; this is encoded by the coding sequence ATGAGCGCCCCACCCTCGCGCCTCCGCATCGGCGCCCACGACGCCGAATGGACGCAACTGGAGCTCGACGTGCGCGTGGAGCAGGACGACGAGCTGCACTTGCTTCCCGCCGAGCCTCTCGATCTGTACGCACTGGCGGATCCCGAAAGCAGCATCGATGCCGCGGCCTTGCTGCGCGAACGCGAGCTGCCGGACCCACCGTACTGGGCGCTGGTATGGACCGGTGCGCGTGCGCTCGGCGCCGTCCTTTCCAACCTCGATCTCGCCCCCGGCGCCCGCGTGCTCGATCTCGGTTGCGGCCTCGGCGCCGCCGGTCTCGCGCTCGCCCGCCGCGGCACTCCGGTCGTATTCGGTGATTACCTCGAGGAACCGCTCGGGTTCGTTCGCGCGACGCTCGCGCGACTCGGCGACGCTCGCAGCGAAGTGCGGCGCATCGACTTTACGTCGGCCTCGGATGACGGCTCCCGCTACGATCTCATCGTCTGCGCGGACATCGTCTACGATCCGGCGCACTACGAGCCGCTGGCCTCGTGGCTCGATCTTCATCTCGATCCCGCCGGCGCGATCCTGCTGACCGAAAGCCTTCGGGCCGATGCGGCCGTGTTCTTGCGCGGGATGGCGGCCCGTCGCTTCGCGGCCGACCAGTGCGCACTCTGGGTACTCGAAGACGGACGCCGCGAGCGAACGTGGATGCACGCCCTGAAAAGAATCTCGGCGCTGGCGTAG
- a CDS encoding Rieske 2Fe-2S domain-containing protein has translation MQRIPLPPYPNGWFAVSHSDELKAGEVKTVRALGRDFVVFRGDSGKAFAVDPYCAHLGAHLGVGGTVHGDTIRCPFHHWRYDGGSGRCTSIPYTEKLPPKAAIGATRVWENNGFVFVWNHAEGKEPDWTPDVVEELADPGYYLWGKKDWRIASHPQEIMENGVDIQHFFTLHGWKARSIDWQPEGHRYTLRIDVDPGLEGQSATAANATDVDSFNSGPSFTCTRVRGPMTGIAVNVLTPIAPEELWIQHRYYGHTKTAPAIVDAFFTNYIRDYELDVPIWNAKLYRPIPVIAENDGPYVRYRRWYAQFYSKAPQESVQA, from the coding sequence ATGCAAAGAATCCCGCTGCCCCCGTATCCGAACGGCTGGTTCGCCGTCAGCCATTCCGACGAGCTCAAGGCCGGCGAAGTGAAGACGGTGCGGGCTCTCGGTCGCGACTTCGTCGTGTTTCGCGGGGACAGCGGCAAGGCCTTCGCAGTCGATCCGTACTGCGCGCACCTCGGCGCCCATCTCGGCGTCGGAGGCACGGTGCACGGCGACACGATCCGCTGCCCGTTCCACCACTGGCGCTACGACGGCGGAAGCGGCCGCTGCACGTCGATCCCGTACACGGAAAAACTTCCACCGAAGGCCGCCATCGGCGCGACGCGGGTGTGGGAGAACAACGGCTTCGTCTTCGTCTGGAACCACGCCGAAGGGAAGGAGCCGGACTGGACTCCCGACGTCGTCGAGGAGCTTGCCGATCCCGGCTACTACCTGTGGGGCAAGAAGGATTGGCGCATCGCCTCGCATCCCCAGGAAATCATGGAGAACGGCGTCGACATCCAGCACTTCTTCACGCTGCACGGATGGAAGGCGCGCTCGATCGACTGGCAACCCGAAGGACACCGGTACACGCTGCGCATCGACGTCGATCCGGGGCTCGAAGGACAATCGGCGACGGCGGCGAACGCAACGGACGTCGATTCGTTCAACTCGGGGCCGTCGTTCACGTGCACGCGCGTTCGCGGGCCGATGACGGGCATCGCGGTCAACGTGCTGACGCCGATCGCTCCCGAAGAACTGTGGATCCAGCACCGCTACTACGGACACACCAAGACTGCCCCGGCCATCGTCGATGCGTTCTTCACGAACTACATCCGCGACTACGAGCTGGACGTGCCGATCTGGAACGCGAAGCTCTACCGGCCGATCCCCGTGATCGCCGAGAACGACGGCCCCTACGTACGCTACCGGCGCTGGTACGCGCAGTTCTACTCGAAAGCTCCTCAGGAATCCGTGCAGGCCTGA
- a CDS encoding EVE domain-containing protein: protein MACWIAKSEPSTYSWEQLVHDKKTRWDGIRNAQARNNLAAMKKGDDVLIYHSGDDKAVVGIATVARAAYQDPTIDDERWLCVDLAAKKPLPSPVTLATIKSTPALKQIGLVRQGRLSVVPITDAEMRTIVALAKK from the coding sequence ATGGCCTGCTGGATCGCCAAGTCCGAACCCTCCACGTACTCGTGGGAACAACTCGTCCACGACAAGAAGACGCGCTGGGACGGTATCCGCAACGCGCAGGCACGCAACAACCTCGCCGCGATGAAGAAAGGCGATGACGTGCTGATCTACCACAGCGGCGATGACAAGGCCGTGGTCGGCATCGCGACGGTTGCGCGCGCTGCCTACCAGGATCCGACGATCGACGACGAGCGCTGGCTCTGCGTCGATCTCGCGGCGAAAAAGCCCCTGCCGTCGCCCGTCACGCTCGCCACGATCAAGTCGACTCCCGCGCTGAAGCAGATCGGGCTCGTGCGCCAGGGACGCCTTTCCGTCGTGCCGATCACCGACGCCGAGATGCGCACGATCGTTGCGCTCGCAAAGAAGTGA
- a CDS encoding SDR family oxidoreductase: protein MPRFDGKVGFVTGGATGIGLACAHAIVEGGGRVMLAARRRDRLEEAAAGLGKAAAFVDCDVTSDESVDAAVEATVSYFGAVHVAVNSAGMGMAGPIETQQTPVFAMTVETNLTGVFRCVRAEARAMKATGGGSIVNISSIAAVLTHKWMAAYCVSKAGVNMLTRCAADELGQDNIRVNAVMPSLVDTELAVTLTSNEEAVAEYKRLMPLARIGKPADVAAMVAFLLSDESSWITGQCIGVDGGHTIRQGPDLVELFRPFVS, encoded by the coding sequence GTGCCGCGCTTCGACGGGAAAGTCGGCTTCGTGACCGGCGGTGCCACCGGCATCGGCCTGGCGTGCGCCCACGCCATCGTCGAGGGTGGAGGCCGCGTGATGCTCGCGGCGCGGCGCCGCGACCGCCTCGAAGAGGCCGCGGCAGGGCTCGGCAAGGCGGCGGCGTTCGTGGACTGCGACGTGACGAGCGACGAGTCGGTGGACGCGGCAGTCGAAGCGACGGTATCGTACTTCGGCGCAGTGCACGTGGCCGTCAATTCGGCCGGGATGGGAATGGCGGGCCCAATCGAAACGCAGCAGACGCCGGTGTTCGCGATGACGGTCGAAACCAACCTCACCGGTGTGTTCCGCTGCGTACGCGCCGAGGCGCGCGCGATGAAGGCGACCGGCGGCGGCAGCATCGTCAACATCAGCTCGATTGCCGCGGTGCTGACGCACAAGTGGATGGCCGCCTACTGCGTCTCCAAGGCCGGCGTCAACATGCTCACGCGCTGCGCAGCCGACGAGCTTGGCCAGGACAATATTCGCGTCAATGCCGTGATGCCGAGCCTGGTGGACACCGAGCTTGCCGTCACGCTCACGTCGAACGAAGAGGCGGTGGCCGAGTACAAGCGACTGATGCCCCTTGCGCGCATCGGCAAACCCGCGGACGTTGCCGCGATGGTCGCTTTTCTCCTCAGCGACGAGTCGTCGTGGATCACCGGGCAATGCATCGGGGTCGACGGCGGGCATACGATCCGCCAGGGCCCCGACCTGGTCGAACTGTTTCGCCCGTTCGTTTCGTAA